One genomic window of Stigmatopora nigra isolate UIUO_SnigA chromosome 13, RoL_Snig_1.1, whole genome shotgun sequence includes the following:
- the vps29 gene encoding vacuolar protein sorting-associated protein 29 isoform X3 translates to MAGHRLVLVLGDLHIPHRCNTLPAKFKKLLVPGKIQHILCTGNLCTKESYDYLKTLAGDVHIVRGDFDEVTTMSNLNYPEQKVVTVGQFKIGLIHGHQVIPWGDVASLALLQRQLDVDILISGHTHKFEAFENENKFYINPGSATGAYSALESNIIPSFVLMDIQASTVVTYVYQLIGDDVKVERIEYKKS, encoded by the exons ATG GCCGGTCACCGG TTAGTCCTGGTGTTAGGCGACCTGCACATCCCACACCGATGCAACACATTACCGGCTAAGTTCAAGAAGCTTCTGGTGCCGGGAAAGATCCAACATATCCTCTGCACTGGTAACCTTTGCACTAAGGAGAGCTACGATTACCTGAAGACCCTCGCTGGGGACGTCCACATTGTACGCGGGGACTTTGATGAGGTCACTACAATGTCT aacCTGAACTACCCAGAGCAGAAGGTGGTTACCGTGGGGCAATTTAAGATCGGTCTGATTCACGGCCACCAGGTCATCCCATGGGGGGACGTGGCCAGTTTGGCGCTACTGCAGCGGCAGCTGGATGTGGACATCCTCATCTCGGGACACACGCACAAGTTTGAAGCATTTGAGAACGAGAACAAGTTCTACATCAACCCTGGGTCTGCCACTGGAGCCTACAGTGCACTGGAAAG CAACATAATCCCATCCTTTGTGCTGATGGACATCCAGGCGTCGACAGTGGTGACGTACGTCTACCAACTAATTGGAGACGACGTCAAAGTGGAACGAATCGAGTACAAAAAGTCATAA
- the vps29 gene encoding vacuolar protein sorting-associated protein 29 isoform X4 has translation MLVLVLGDLHIPHRCNTLPAKFKKLLVPGKIQHILCTGNLCTKESYDYLKTLAGDVHIVRGDFDEVTTMSNLNYPEQKVVTVGQFKIGLIHGHQVIPWGDVASLALLQRQLDVDILISGHTHKFEAFENENKFYINPGSATGAYSALESNIIPSFVLMDIQASTVVTYVYQLIGDDVKVERIEYKKS, from the exons ATG TTAGTCCTGGTGTTAGGCGACCTGCACATCCCACACCGATGCAACACATTACCGGCTAAGTTCAAGAAGCTTCTGGTGCCGGGAAAGATCCAACATATCCTCTGCACTGGTAACCTTTGCACTAAGGAGAGCTACGATTACCTGAAGACCCTCGCTGGGGACGTCCACATTGTACGCGGGGACTTTGATGAGGTCACTACAATGTCT aacCTGAACTACCCAGAGCAGAAGGTGGTTACCGTGGGGCAATTTAAGATCGGTCTGATTCACGGCCACCAGGTCATCCCATGGGGGGACGTGGCCAGTTTGGCGCTACTGCAGCGGCAGCTGGATGTGGACATCCTCATCTCGGGACACACGCACAAGTTTGAAGCATTTGAGAACGAGAACAAGTTCTACATCAACCCTGGGTCTGCCACTGGAGCCTACAGTGCACTGGAAAG CAACATAATCCCATCCTTTGTGCTGATGGACATCCAGGCGTCGACAGTGGTGACGTACGTCTACCAACTAATTGGAGACGACGTCAAAGTGGAACGAATCGAGTACAAAAAGTCATAA
- the vps29 gene encoding vacuolar protein sorting-associated protein 29 isoform X1 — protein MRTAFTGPFINKSLSERQATLLSYELVLVLGDLHIPHRCNTLPAKFKKLLVPGKIQHILCTGNLCTKESYDYLKTLAGDVHIVRGDFDEVTTMSNLNYPEQKVVTVGQFKIGLIHGHQVIPWGDVASLALLQRQLDVDILISGHTHKFEAFENENKFYINPGSATGAYSALESNIIPSFVLMDIQASTVVTYVYQLIGDDVKVERIEYKKS, from the exons ATG AGAACAGCCTTCACTGGACCTTTTATAAATAAGTCATTGTCGGAGAGGCAAGCGACGCTACTTTCTTATGAG TTAGTCCTGGTGTTAGGCGACCTGCACATCCCACACCGATGCAACACATTACCGGCTAAGTTCAAGAAGCTTCTGGTGCCGGGAAAGATCCAACATATCCTCTGCACTGGTAACCTTTGCACTAAGGAGAGCTACGATTACCTGAAGACCCTCGCTGGGGACGTCCACATTGTACGCGGGGACTTTGATGAGGTCACTACAATGTCT aacCTGAACTACCCAGAGCAGAAGGTGGTTACCGTGGGGCAATTTAAGATCGGTCTGATTCACGGCCACCAGGTCATCCCATGGGGGGACGTGGCCAGTTTGGCGCTACTGCAGCGGCAGCTGGATGTGGACATCCTCATCTCGGGACACACGCACAAGTTTGAAGCATTTGAGAACGAGAACAAGTTCTACATCAACCCTGGGTCTGCCACTGGAGCCTACAGTGCACTGGAAAG CAACATAATCCCATCCTTTGTGCTGATGGACATCCAGGCGTCGACAGTGGTGACGTACGTCTACCAACTAATTGGAGACGACGTCAAAGTGGAACGAATCGAGTACAAAAAGTCATAA
- the vps29 gene encoding vacuolar protein sorting-associated protein 29 isoform X2, which produces MRTAFTGPFINKSLSERQATLLSYELVLVLGDLHIPHRCNTLPAKFKKLLVPGKIQHILCTGNLCTKESYDYLKTLAGDVHIVRGDFDENLNYPEQKVVTVGQFKIGLIHGHQVIPWGDVASLALLQRQLDVDILISGHTHKFEAFENENKFYINPGSATGAYSALESNIIPSFVLMDIQASTVVTYVYQLIGDDVKVERIEYKKS; this is translated from the exons ATG AGAACAGCCTTCACTGGACCTTTTATAAATAAGTCATTGTCGGAGAGGCAAGCGACGCTACTTTCTTATGAG TTAGTCCTGGTGTTAGGCGACCTGCACATCCCACACCGATGCAACACATTACCGGCTAAGTTCAAGAAGCTTCTGGTGCCGGGAAAGATCCAACATATCCTCTGCACTGGTAACCTTTGCACTAAGGAGAGCTACGATTACCTGAAGACCCTCGCTGGGGACGTCCACATTGTACGCGGGGACTTTGATGAG aacCTGAACTACCCAGAGCAGAAGGTGGTTACCGTGGGGCAATTTAAGATCGGTCTGATTCACGGCCACCAGGTCATCCCATGGGGGGACGTGGCCAGTTTGGCGCTACTGCAGCGGCAGCTGGATGTGGACATCCTCATCTCGGGACACACGCACAAGTTTGAAGCATTTGAGAACGAGAACAAGTTCTACATCAACCCTGGGTCTGCCACTGGAGCCTACAGTGCACTGGAAAG CAACATAATCCCATCCTTTGTGCTGATGGACATCCAGGCGTCGACAGTGGTGACGTACGTCTACCAACTAATTGGAGACGACGTCAAAGTGGAACGAATCGAGTACAAAAAGTCATAA
- the vps29 gene encoding vacuolar protein sorting-associated protein 29 isoform X5, whose amino-acid sequence MAGHRLVLVLGDLHIPHRCNTLPAKFKKLLVPGKIQHILCTGNLCTKESYDYLKTLAGDVHIVRGDFDENLNYPEQKVVTVGQFKIGLIHGHQVIPWGDVASLALLQRQLDVDILISGHTHKFEAFENENKFYINPGSATGAYSALESNIIPSFVLMDIQASTVVTYVYQLIGDDVKVERIEYKKS is encoded by the exons ATG GCCGGTCACCGG TTAGTCCTGGTGTTAGGCGACCTGCACATCCCACACCGATGCAACACATTACCGGCTAAGTTCAAGAAGCTTCTGGTGCCGGGAAAGATCCAACATATCCTCTGCACTGGTAACCTTTGCACTAAGGAGAGCTACGATTACCTGAAGACCCTCGCTGGGGACGTCCACATTGTACGCGGGGACTTTGATGAG aacCTGAACTACCCAGAGCAGAAGGTGGTTACCGTGGGGCAATTTAAGATCGGTCTGATTCACGGCCACCAGGTCATCCCATGGGGGGACGTGGCCAGTTTGGCGCTACTGCAGCGGCAGCTGGATGTGGACATCCTCATCTCGGGACACACGCACAAGTTTGAAGCATTTGAGAACGAGAACAAGTTCTACATCAACCCTGGGTCTGCCACTGGAGCCTACAGTGCACTGGAAAG CAACATAATCCCATCCTTTGTGCTGATGGACATCCAGGCGTCGACAGTGGTGACGTACGTCTACCAACTAATTGGAGACGACGTCAAAGTGGAACGAATCGAGTACAAAAAGTCATAA
- the eif5 gene encoding eukaryotic translation initiation factor 5, producing the protein MSVNVNRSVSDQFYRYKMPRLIAKVEGKGNGIKTVIVNMVDVAKALNRPPTYPTKFFGCELGAQTQFDTKNDRYIVNGSHEANKLQDMLDGFIRKFVLCAECDNPETDLNVNPKKQTIGTSCKACGYRGMLDTRHKLCTFILKNPPEANDGGSATVKKKNRKKDKENGSGSGEAGNQENFDAPDAVDGDDDDDDWGEETTKEAQRRRMEEISDHAKNLTLSEDLEKPLEERVNLFYNFVKQRKENGTVGTADKEILAEAERLDVKAMGPLILSELLFDENIREQLKKYQRHFLRFCHNNKKAQKYLLGGFECVVKLHQVHLLQRVPNILKDFYDADLLEEDVIFAWAEKVSKKYVSKELAKEIHAKAAPFIKWLKEAEEESEGSDQEEDQDDDENVEVVYSSSARELKVETVKAEKEEDDIDIDAI; encoded by the exons ATGTCTGTCAACGTCAATCGCAGCGTGTCAGACCAGTTCTACCGCTACAAGATGCCCCGTCTGATCGCAAAG gtggAAGGAAAAGGGAATGGAATTAAGACGGTCATTGTCAACATGGTTGATGTTGCAAAGGCACTAAACAGGCCTCCAACAT ACCCGACCAAGTTTTTTGGCTGCGAACTGGGTGCCCAGACCCAATTTGATACCAAAAATGACCGCTACATCGTCAACGGCTCGCATGAGGCCAACAAGTTGCAGGACATGCTAGACGGGTTCATCAGAAAGTTTGTGCTGTGTGCCGAATGCGACAACCCGGAAACGGATCTG AATGTGAATCCCAAGAAGCAAACCATTGGCACGTCCTGCAAGGCATGTGGTTACCGTGGCATGCTGGACACTAGACACAAACTCTGTACTTTCATCCTAAAAAACCCACCTGAGGCCAACGACGGTGGGTCTGCCACTGTTAAAAAGAAGAACCGCAAGAAAGACAAGGAGAACGGCTCCGGAAGTGGAGAAGCTGGAAACCAGGAGAACTTTGACGCCCCCGACGCGGTG GatggagatgatgatgatgacgactgGGGGGAGGAAACCACCAAGGAGGCTCAGAGGAGGAGAATGGAGGAAATCAGTGACCACGCCAAAAACCTGACACTTAGCGAGGACCTGGAGAAGCCGCTGGAGGAGAGAGTCAACCTCTTCTACAACTTTGTCAAA CAAAGGAAGGAGAATGGCACGGTGGGCACAGCCGACAAGGAAATCCTGGCTGAGGCGGAGCGTCTGGATGTAAAGGCCATGGGCCCGCTTATCCTCAGCGAGCTACTCTTTGATGAAAACATCCGTGAGCAACTCAAGAAGTACCAGCGACACTTTCTGCGG TTTTGCCACAATAACAAGAAGGCCCAAAAGTATTTACTGGGAGGCTTTGAGTGTGTCGTGAAGCTCCATCAAGTCCATTTGCTCCAGAGAGTTCCCAACATCCTCAAAGATTTTTATGATGCTGACCTCCTGGAGGAAGATGTCATTTTCGCATGGGCTGAGAAG GTTTCCAAAAAGTACGTCTCGAAGGAGCTGGCCAAAGAGATCCATGCCAAGGCTGCCCCTTTCATCAAGTGGCTGAAGGAGGCAGAAGAGGAGAGTGAGGGGAGCGACCAGGAAGAAGACCAAGACGATGACGAGAACGTTGAG GTGGTTTATTCTTCATCGGCCCGTGAGCTGAAGGTGGAGACGGTGAAGGCAGAAAAGGAGGAGGACGACATCGATATTGACGCCATCTGA